Proteins co-encoded in one Polynucleobacter sp. MWH-UH19D genomic window:
- a CDS encoding tripartite tricarboxylate transporter substrate binding protein: MTQSRLLRAIGCLSLLCIAHISIDAFAQEFPPKKTITIVVGFAPGGSADSAARVIAKKLSEDLGQNVIVDNKPGAGGNIAHAYTATAPADGSVILFGSIGPLSIAPHLMKLPYDPQKDLAPLTMGVTFPNVLVVIPELGVKNFKEYVALAKKNPGKITYASTGSGSASHLQGELLNVRADIDTVHVPYKGGSPAMVDLLGGRVSSYYSALATADPYIKNGKLIPIATTGLKRAPTLPNVPTIAESGYPGFDASNWYAFVAPGKTPDVILEKWNKALVAALKDKTTNAQLAEHGLTPNPGSREDLQKYIASQSAMWGKIIADRKITAE; the protein is encoded by the coding sequence ATGACCCAATCTAGATTATTGCGAGCAATTGGATGCCTATCCTTGCTTTGCATCGCACATATTTCCATTGACGCTTTCGCACAAGAATTCCCTCCAAAAAAGACCATCACGATTGTGGTTGGCTTTGCTCCAGGCGGCTCAGCTGATAGTGCGGCACGCGTTATTGCTAAAAAGCTTAGCGAAGATCTAGGTCAAAATGTAATTGTTGATAACAAACCTGGTGCTGGTGGCAATATTGCTCACGCGTATACCGCGACTGCGCCCGCTGATGGCTCTGTGATTTTGTTTGGCTCTATTGGCCCACTATCAATCGCGCCCCATCTCATGAAACTGCCATACGATCCCCAAAAAGATCTGGCACCGCTGACGATGGGCGTCACATTCCCAAATGTCTTAGTAGTCATTCCAGAACTTGGGGTTAAGAATTTCAAAGAATATGTTGCTCTAGCCAAAAAGAACCCGGGCAAAATTACTTATGCCTCAACAGGAAGCGGTTCTGCGTCTCACTTACAAGGTGAGCTCTTGAACGTACGTGCGGATATCGATACTGTGCACGTGCCATACAAGGGCGGCAGCCCTGCCATGGTTGATCTGTTGGGTGGCCGAGTTTCCTCATACTATTCAGCACTTGCGACAGCTGACCCCTACATTAAAAATGGCAAGCTCATTCCAATCGCTACAACTGGATTAAAGCGTGCGCCTACATTACCTAATGTACCTACGATTGCTGAATCAGGATATCCTGGTTTTGATGCAAGTAACTGGTACGCATTTGTTGCGCCAGGAAAAACGCCTGATGTCATCTTAGAGAAATGGAACAAAGCTTTAGTAGCTGCACTCAAAGACAAAACAACCAACGCCCAACTGGCAGAACACGGCCTCACGCCAAACCCAGGCAGCAGAGAGGATCTGCAGAAATATATCGCCAGTCAATCTGCGATGTGGGGAAAAATTATTGCTGATAGAAAAATCACCGCTGAGTAA
- a CDS encoding 3-hydroxybutyrate dehydrogenase — MSSLKGKTALVTGSTSGIGLGMAIALAKQGANIMANGFGERDEAIAKIKACGVEVDYHGADMSKPAEIKDLIQQTEKRFGSLDILVNNAGIQHTASIEEFPTDKWDAIIAINLSSAFHTTHHALPGMKKRNWGRIINIASVHGLVASTQKAAYVAAKHGIIGLTKVTALENARTGITCNAICPGWVLTPLVQKQVDARAEREGISNEAAKIALVSEKQPSGQFVTPEQLAALAVFLCGPDASEVRGVAWNMDGGWTAQ, encoded by the coding sequence ATGTCTTCTTTAAAAGGTAAAACAGCGCTAGTTACAGGTTCAACAAGCGGCATTGGTCTTGGAATGGCGATTGCGTTGGCCAAGCAGGGCGCCAACATTATGGCGAATGGTTTTGGTGAAAGAGATGAGGCAATTGCCAAGATCAAGGCGTGTGGAGTAGAGGTCGATTATCACGGCGCCGATATGAGTAAGCCCGCGGAAATTAAAGACCTCATTCAGCAGACAGAAAAGCGTTTTGGTTCATTGGATATTCTGGTGAATAACGCTGGTATTCAGCACACGGCAAGTATTGAAGAATTTCCAACGGATAAATGGGATGCAATCATTGCGATCAATTTAAGCTCGGCATTTCATACAACGCATCATGCTTTGCCTGGTATGAAAAAACGCAACTGGGGTCGTATTATTAATATTGCATCAGTGCATGGCTTGGTTGCATCAACACAAAAAGCGGCTTATGTTGCTGCTAAACACGGGATTATTGGTTTAACAAAAGTAACCGCTCTTGAAAATGCGCGTACTGGTATTACTTGTAACGCAATTTGCCCTGGTTGGGTACTGACACCGTTGGTACAAAAGCAAGTTGACGCCCGTGCGGAGCGTGAAGGCATTTCAAATGAAGCCGCTAAGATTGCTTTGGTATCTGAGAAGCAGCCTTCTGGTCAGTTTGTTACTCCAGAACAGCTTGCAGCATTGGCGGTATTTTTATGTGGACCTGATGCATCAGAGGTGAGAGGGGTAGCGTGGAATATGGATGGAGGCTGGACAGCTCAATAA